The DNA region CGCAGGAGGCGCATCAGTCCCTGCGCGCTTGGCTGGCGGAGGCCCTGGGCGCCGCTCATGCCGACGCCTGCCCGATTCTATATGGAGGGTCGGTCAAGGCGGACAACGCCCGGGAACTCCTGGGCATGCCCGACATTGACGGTGCCCTGGTGGGAGGCGCCAGCCTCAAGATGGAAGATTTCAGCGCCATCGTCCAAGCGGGCGAAGGCATCGTGAAGTGAGTGAGGACGCACTGTGTACATCACCATTGTCTTGCTGGCCATTCTCGTAGCCATATTCTTGATGGTCATCATCTTGATGCAATCTTCCAAAGGCGGTGGCCTGTCCGCCACTTTCGGCGGGGCGGGGGGAGAAGCCATGCTTTCATCTCGCCAGGCGGCCACTGTCCTGCACAAAGTGACCATCTATCTGGTTGCCTCCTTCATGGCGCTGTGCCTTCTGGCGACCATGTTGTCGGGCCGCGGCGGCGGCGAGTTGCGCCCGCTGACCTCCGGCGCCTTGCAGGAGCAAAGCACAGCCAGCGGATTCAA from bacterium includes:
- the secG gene encoding preprotein translocase subunit SecG, with the translated sequence MYITIVLLAILVAIFLMVIILMQSSKGGGLSATFGGAGGEAMLSSRQAATVLHKVTIYLVASFMALCLLATMLSGRGGGELRPLTSGALQEQSTASGFNASIPVLPPETPGTGGGD